One Lentisphaera araneosa HTCC2155 genomic window, AGATGAGTTGATAACGGTTGAAAACTTTAAAGTGGATTCTGACTTACAGATGCTTTTTGATTTCGTGAAAGCACAGTGAAAGTTGAAGAGCTCAAATCTCAGCGCAATACAGCATCTAAGCAAATCGGTATCATGAAAAAGAATGGCGAAGATGCGAGTTCCGCAATGGAAGCCGTTCGCAGCTTAGGTGATCAAATCAAAGAGCTCGATGCCAAAGCAGCCGAACTCTCTAGCCAAGTTAATGCCAAACTTTTATCACTTCCGAATCCACCATCAGAATTTACTCCTGTTGGTTTGACTGAAGAAGATAACCCTGAAGTTCGTCGCTGGGGAACAAAACCTGAATTTGATTTTGCTCCACAAGCTCACTGGGACTTGGGGCAAAATTTAGATATTTTAGATTTACCTCGTGCTGCAAAAATTTCAGGTTCTGGTTTCTACCTTTGGAAAGGAGCAGGCGCTCGTTTAGAACGTGCCCTCATTAACTTTTTCTTAGATCAAAATACAGAGAATGGCTATAAAGAGGCTTGGGTACCTTTCGTAGTAAATCCTAAAGCGATGACGGGTACGGGACAATTGCCTAAGTTTGCGGAAGAAATTTATCACGCACCAGAAGACAACCTCTATCTAGTTCCGACGGCTGAAGTTCCCGTTACAAATATTCATGCAGACGAAATTCTCGATGCGAAAGAGCTACCGAT contains:
- the serS gene encoding serine--tRNA ligase produces the protein MKVEELKSQRNTASKQIGIMKKNGEDASSAMEAVRSLGDQIKELDAKAAELSSQVNAKLLSLPNPPSEFTPVGLTEEDNPEVRRWGTKPEFDFAPQAHWDLGQNLDILDLPRAAKISGSGFYLWKGAGARLERALINFFLDQNTENGYKEAWVPFVVNPKAMTGTGQLPKFAEEIYHAPEDNLYLVPTAEVPVTNIHADEILDAKELPIAYTAYTPCFRREAGAAGKDSRGILRVHQFSKVEMVKFVEPSTSYTELEMLL